GCAGGTGGATTTGGCCTTGCAAAGGGGATTAGTTGAGAAGCTGGAAGGCGACTTGATGGTCTTAAACAATCGAGAAGACAGGGCCGGGACCCCAGGGCAGGGTCTCGCTGGATTAGATATCGGTGGCAAGCCCGTAAGTCCTCTTAACCATGTTTACATCATGCAATTTCTGATGTCAGGTTACCTAGGACGGCCGTGCGTCGCCCGCCAATTCTGGCTCTCAAGATTCTTCTATCCTCCCTATCGTGACTTCGCAACGTGATCGTTTCCGACAGCGCAATGCTGAATTGGAAGACGAATTGCGGAAACAGTTTGAGACCATCTCAGATTTGCGTACTGAAGTTAAATCACTTCAAGCCGATAACCTGAAGTTGTATGAAAAAGTGAGATACATGGGATCGTACCGTGATTCTTCAATTGCCAAGGCTGGACCCTCAGGCGGGGCATCCTTCTCTGGAGGTGGCGCGGGGGGACTGTTGACTGGTGtattgggaagaagagatgaagaaatcGGAAAGTATAAAGACAAATACGATGAATCACTTAATCCTTTTGAGGCATTCAAGGGACGAGAGGCCCAAAGAGCTATCCAGGCTTTGAACCctgtggaaagaggactGTTCAGTCTGACTAGGGCGATAGTGGGTAATAAGAGGGCGAGAAATATATTCATTCTCTATGCAGGAAGCTTGGTGAGTGTTCGTATAAGTCATAATGGCAGAATGTGCTAACGTCGAAACCAAGCATATTCTaattctcttcattctttggAATACCATGGCCGCAAGCGACTCTACTTCACATCCACCGGTGACAATCCACCCATAGTCAATTCGATTTTCTCAGTATCACATGGTGGCGAATGGTTCAAAGAGGTCTAAAATGGGTGTAGGTCATTGTTTGTACATTATGCATATCCCTCTTGGCTCTATTGCGCTTTATGTCGCACCCTCAAAAGATGAAAATACTCCAACATAATCCTGAATAATTGATGAACAAAAGTAATTAATAACGGCGAGTTTGGGACACGCCTATCCGAAGCGAGCAAGACGCCTTCGTCGAATTTCCTCTGCAATGATGTTAATGTTTGTCATCTGCAAATAATGAAATGACAGACTTACCTGGGGATGGTTCCTCGGCTGGTTGGACGTCGTCGCTATCGTCTTCTACTTCGTTCGATTCTATTacgtccttttcctcaattACTGGTGCCGCCACAGGagttccttccctctgtGGTTCTGGCGCTATTGGTGGAGTAGTAGTAGTGGTAGTAGTGGTAGTAGTGGCAGACGCCTGTCTCTCGCTTTCTGGTTTCAAAATATCAGgcatctcccatccttccgGCAGGTCCGCCATACTGGCTTTCAAAGCTGCTTGGAGagcctcgtcctcatcatcatagCTCCGGCTTTGGAACTGGAAGTCCATCACACCAGCGTAAGGCCGAGAATGGCTCATCTCAAAATCGTCGTCGACATTCTCATCGTCAGCCGGTTCATCATGATGTGATGGAATGCCCTGAGTCTGATCGAATATAtcgccttcatcatccccagTAGCTTGCGGCTGGACATGCTCGGAACGTGAAGATAATTGTCGTGAGCGAGATGGAGCGGGTTGAGCGTAAGGATCGTCAATGACCTCGGTTGGGTCAGAGGATAAATCAGGCTGACGGCGTCGACGAGGTCGGGGCggtgaaaaggaaggcCCAACATCTAGTATGGAAGTATTTGGGCCGGCTGAAGTAGACAGTTGACTATATTCGGATCCTCTTGCGGGCCCATTTGTCGCAGTTGACCGTCCACCGGACCTTCCCACTGGCTCGCCTAGCTCCACGGCCATCACATCACCCAGAGATTCGGGCAATTGACCAATGCCGCCATCCCCCCATCCTTCCGCTTCACCTGcttcctcaccttctttgGTCCCCGGGGTCGCCTTTCTAATGACAAATACGGAATAGCCCTCTTGCTCGGCCTGTGTCAGGACCATGTGAAGATACGTAGGAGAGATCCATTCTGGACCAtttgggaggaaggagttgaGGTTGTACCACCTTTTGGAGGCAGCGGCATGAGGAGGATTGGGGGCAAAGCGACGGAGAGCAAACCAATGAGATGCGAGATTAAGAATAAAAGCTGCTTGATCTCTGTTACATGTTCGGTCAGCAGATTGGGTTAGTGACAACAGAACGCAGCTTACTCTGGGTGATCTTGGTATGGCTTCATGGCTTCACCTCTCCACCTGACCATGGTCAGGTCCCAAACTTCCAAGGCCCTTTCCAGAActgagatggagaaataGCCAGTATCATCGTAGTTGTAAGACTTTCTAAGCTGAAGGTTAACAGCAAGGGTAGCGTTTTCAGCTTGGTCAAGCCTGGGAAGTTGTTAGTGTAATGGGGTACGATAGTAATACAGATGCGTACCTCTTCGCAATATCTGCCAAGTCAAATTCAGAGTAGGTATActgctggagaagattATTCCTAAGGAAATGAACATTAATCAACTATATGGCCGGTCATACGCTGATTCCACCATCGTAATTTGACATACAGGCAGTGTTGAGCGCCTATCAGGGGACATCAACTCAGGCAGATCATTTTCGAACTAGATTAGTGCTTACAGAGCTGAGATCCAGCCTCTTGCTTCTCATAATACATGTCTGCCGGACGAAGTCAGTATCCGCTCAAAGACACTGACGAAGTGGAGGCTAAGACAACTTACACGGAACGAGATCCATCTTGTCAGATTCTAAGGGAGGATTTATCCCTATCGGGGCGAGTGTTACTGGATAGTTTAGGTTCTGTTGCCTGAGCCTGTATATAAGATGTGAAGCCAACCTATTCTTTACGTGATCGGTGTATCTGTTTATGGGGAGTGTTCCCAGCAGCAAGTCGTAACGTCATCGTTGCCCGCAGCGGTGTATGTCGTGCATTTGCTTccgctcttcttttggtGTTTTCCTCCAACTGCTGGATTGGTTGGCTGAGAAGACGGGCACTTATtactgcctccacctccacctccacctccac
Above is a genomic segment from Cryptococcus deuterogattii R265 chromosome 8, complete sequence containing:
- a CDS encoding ataxin-3, with product MDLVPYMYYEKQEAGSQLCAQHCLNNLLQQYTYSEFDLADIAKRLDQAENATLAVNLQLRKSYNYDDTGYFSISVLERALEVWDLTMVRWRGEAMKPYQDHPEDQAAFILNLASHWFALRRFAPNPPHAAASKRWYNLNSFLPNGPEWISPTYLHMVLTQAEQEGYSVFVIRKATPGTKEGEEAGEAEGWGDGGIGQLPESLGDVMAVELGEPVGRSGGRSTATNGPARGSEYSQLSTSAGPNTSILDVGPSFSPPRPRRRRQPDLSSDPTEVIDDPYAQPAPSRSRQLSSRSEHVQPQATGDDEGDIFDQTQGIPSHHDEPADDENVDDDFEMSHSRPYAGVMDFQFQSRSYDDEDEALQAALKASMADLPEGWEMPDILKPESERQASATTTTTTTTTTPPIAPEPQREGTPVAAPVIEEKDVIESNEVEDDSDDVQPAEEPSPEEIRRRRLARFG